The following are from one region of the Alicyclobacillus fastidiosus genome:
- the fsa gene encoding fructose-6-phosphate aldolase, protein MKLFIDTANVDDIRQAAEMGVLSGVTTNPSLVAKEGRDFVQVLQEIVGIVDGPISAEVVSLDAEGMVKEALPLADIHQNIVIKVPMTVEGLKAVYQLAKRGIRTNVTLIFSANQALLAARAGAQFVSPFIGRLDDISVDGVELISDIAHIFDVHAIDTEIIAASVRHPIHVTQAAKAGAHIATVPFGVLDQMIKHPLTDRGIERFLADWSTLHKK, encoded by the coding sequence ATGAAGTTATTTATCGACACCGCGAACGTAGATGACATTCGCCAAGCGGCGGAAATGGGCGTTCTCAGCGGCGTGACCACCAACCCGAGCCTAGTGGCCAAGGAGGGTCGCGATTTCGTTCAAGTGCTCCAGGAGATCGTCGGCATCGTCGATGGTCCCATCAGTGCAGAAGTTGTCAGCTTGGATGCAGAGGGCATGGTGAAGGAAGCTTTGCCGCTTGCGGACATCCACCAAAACATCGTCATCAAGGTTCCGATGACGGTAGAGGGCCTGAAGGCCGTGTACCAATTGGCCAAGCGGGGCATCCGCACGAACGTGACGCTGATCTTTAGCGCCAATCAAGCGCTTCTGGCGGCACGTGCGGGTGCACAGTTCGTCAGCCCGTTCATAGGCCGCCTCGATGACATCAGTGTCGACGGCGTCGAGTTGATCTCGGATATCGCGCACATTTTCGATGTCCACGCCATCGACACGGAGATCATCGCGGCAAGCGTGCGTCACCCGATTCACGTGACACAAGCTGCGAAGGCGGGGGCGCACATCGCCACCGTTCCGTTTGGGGTGTTGGATCAGATGATCAAGCACCCACTCACCGACCGCGGGATCGAACGCTTTTTGGCCGATTGGAGTACACTACACAAGAAGTAG
- a CDS encoding response regulator, which produces MAYKVLVVDDQFGIRVLLQEVLQREGYEIFQAPNGTTALEIVQREQPDLILLDMKIPGMDGLEILRNIRKLELDTKVIMMTAYGELDLIQEAMEMGALAHFTKPFDIDELRQAVKDQLQA; this is translated from the coding sequence GTGGCGTATAAAGTACTGGTCGTCGATGACCAATTTGGCATTCGCGTACTTCTTCAAGAGGTCCTGCAACGAGAGGGTTACGAGATCTTCCAGGCCCCGAACGGCACGACCGCACTCGAGATCGTACAGAGAGAACAGCCAGATCTGATTTTGCTCGACATGAAGATTCCCGGTATGGATGGCCTCGAGATTTTGAGGAACATCCGCAAGCTGGAACTCGATACAAAAGTGATCATGATGACGGCGTATGGCGAACTCGATTTAATTCAAGAGGCAATGGAAATGGGGGCGCTCGCGCACTTTACCAAGCCGTTTGATATCGACGAGCTGCGACAAGCGGTAAAGGATCAGCTGCAAGCCTAG
- a CDS encoding CTP synthase: MSTKYIFVTGGVVSGLGKGITAASLGRLLKNRGLNVTIQKFDPYINVDPGTMSPYQHGEVFVTDDGAETDLDLGHYERFIDNNLSQANNVTSGRIYWSVISKERRGDYLGGTVQVIPHVTNEIKERIMQAAKPDTDIVITEIGGTVGDIESQPFLEAIREMKGEVGRNNVLYIHVTLIPYLKMAGEVKTKPTQHSVASLRSIGISPNVIVCRTEVPLEDDVKKKIALFCDTDVDSVVEARDAEVLYEVPLMLREQELDDIVLRHFGIEAPAPDLAEWMAMVNRVKSLHRQVTIALVGKYVALPDAYASVVAALNHGGYENDAHVNIRWVHAEEVTELNVDKLLSDVDGILVPGGFGDRGIEGKIVAAHYARERNIPYFGICLGMQIAVIEYARHVAGLQGAHTSEIDPTTEFPVIDLLPEQKDVEDKGGTMRLGAYPCRVREGSFAAEAYKNDWVAERHRHRYEFNNEFRATLEEHGLAITGTSPDGRLVEIVEVPNHRWYVGVQFHPEFTSRPNRAQPLFREFISASVKYQGER; encoded by the coding sequence ATGAGCACGAAATATATTTTCGTGACCGGAGGCGTCGTATCGGGGCTAGGAAAAGGGATTACCGCCGCATCCTTGGGGCGTCTTCTGAAAAACCGCGGTCTCAATGTCACGATTCAAAAGTTTGATCCATATATCAATGTCGATCCCGGCACGATGAGCCCGTATCAACACGGCGAGGTGTTTGTCACCGACGACGGGGCTGAGACGGACCTCGACCTCGGGCACTACGAGCGGTTTATCGACAACAATTTAAGCCAGGCAAACAACGTCACAAGTGGCCGCATTTATTGGTCAGTCATCTCCAAAGAACGCCGCGGTGACTATCTCGGCGGCACAGTTCAAGTCATCCCCCACGTCACGAACGAGATTAAAGAGCGCATCATGCAAGCCGCGAAACCAGACACGGACATCGTGATCACGGAGATCGGCGGTACGGTCGGCGACATCGAGAGTCAACCGTTCCTCGAAGCCATTCGCGAGATGAAGGGCGAAGTCGGCCGCAACAACGTCTTGTACATCCACGTCACGCTGATCCCGTATTTGAAGATGGCCGGGGAAGTCAAGACCAAGCCGACCCAACACAGCGTGGCCTCCTTGCGCAGCATCGGCATCAGCCCGAACGTGATCGTCTGCCGGACGGAAGTGCCGCTTGAGGACGATGTCAAGAAGAAGATAGCTCTCTTCTGTGACACCGACGTGGACTCTGTGGTCGAAGCGCGCGATGCGGAAGTGCTGTACGAAGTACCCCTGATGCTCCGCGAGCAAGAGCTCGACGACATCGTGTTGCGCCACTTCGGCATCGAGGCGCCCGCGCCGGACCTGGCCGAGTGGATGGCGATGGTCAACCGCGTGAAATCCTTGCACCGTCAGGTGACGATCGCGCTGGTCGGCAAGTACGTGGCGCTTCCGGACGCTTATGCCAGCGTCGTCGCCGCGCTGAATCACGGCGGCTACGAGAACGATGCGCACGTGAACATCCGTTGGGTACACGCCGAGGAAGTCACTGAGCTGAATGTGGACAAACTCCTGTCGGACGTCGATGGCATTTTGGTCCCTGGTGGATTTGGCGATCGCGGTATCGAAGGGAAAATCGTCGCGGCGCACTACGCGCGCGAGCGGAACATCCCCTACTTTGGCATCTGCCTAGGCATGCAAATTGCGGTCATCGAGTACGCGCGGCATGTGGCAGGGCTGCAGGGTGCACATACGAGCGAGATCGACCCGACGACCGAGTTCCCGGTTATCGACTTGCTTCCGGAACAGAAGGATGTCGAAGACAAGGGAGGTACGATGCGCCTAGGAGCCTATCCTTGCCGCGTTCGCGAAGGGTCGTTTGCGGCGGAGGCATACAAAAACGACTGGGTCGCGGAACGCCATCGCCATCGCTACGAATTTAACAATGAATTCCGTGCCACATTAGAGGAGCACGGCCTAGCCATCACGGGTACGTCGCCGGATGGGCGTCTGGTCGAGATCGTCGAAGTGCCGAACCATCGCTGGTACGTCGGCGTGCAGTTCCACCCAGAGTTTACGTCGCGGCCGAACCGGGCGCAGCCACTGTTCCGCGAGTTTATCTCGGCGAGCGTTAAATACCAGGGCGAGCGCTGA
- the rpoE gene encoding DNA-directed RNA polymerase subunit delta: MAVTLTRPDHEIQQMPLVELAYEILKAKKEPLYFRDIMQEIRELRGLSEDEFNELIARVYTEINIDGRFICIGQNVWGLNRWYPTDKVADRLSGKKFVRKSGDAFGDDDEDLDEDYEDADVIDSEESDYDASATDDDAVDFESSDDDEEELSEDEEFEEEAEYDEDDEDQEEEED, encoded by the coding sequence ATGGCTGTCACGTTGACGCGGCCGGATCACGAGATCCAGCAAATGCCATTGGTGGAGCTTGCCTACGAGATCCTCAAGGCAAAAAAAGAGCCACTTTATTTTCGCGACATCATGCAAGAAATTCGGGAGTTGCGTGGTCTCTCGGAAGATGAATTCAACGAGCTGATCGCACGGGTCTATACAGAGATCAACATCGATGGCCGCTTCATCTGCATCGGTCAAAACGTCTGGGGCCTCAATCGCTGGTACCCGACGGATAAAGTAGCCGACCGTCTCAGCGGCAAGAAATTTGTGCGCAAATCTGGAGACGCCTTCGGCGATGACGACGAAGACCTCGATGAGGACTATGAGGATGCTGACGTCATCGACTCCGAAGAGTCGGACTACGACGCATCGGCGACGGATGACGATGCAGTCGACTTTGAGTCGAGCGACGATGACGAAGAAGAATTGTCGGAGGACGAAGAGTTCGAGGAAGAAGCAGAGTACGATGAAGACGATGAGGACCAAGAGGAAGAGGAAGACTAA
- the meaB gene encoding methylmalonyl Co-A mutase-associated GTPase MeaB gives MSHPLVERIVQGDRRALARALSYLTDGHPDKDALLEALYPHADRARVVGFTGAPGAGKSTLVNQLIAHLRKSGQVVGVLAVDPSSPFTGGSLLGDRVRMGDHSGDPGVFIRSVSNRGHRGGMAAATREMLMALSAFGCDVILLETVGVGQAELDVLHVADTVALVLTPGAGDAVQASKSGIMEIGDVFVLNKADEPGAKSLLRALQSLVHERALWRNDWPVPIVQSVATSGEGIAEVWEAICTHQAHMAMRPDAEQRAQIRRRTHILSLVEMELKERLLESATTNAHWRDLIEVHKELSPRSVAARLLQDIDLVLSRKTPGNSG, from the coding sequence GTGAGTCATCCCCTAGTGGAGCGGATTGTCCAGGGGGACAGGCGGGCATTGGCCAGGGCCCTGTCCTATTTGACCGACGGGCACCCGGACAAGGATGCGCTTCTCGAGGCCTTGTATCCGCACGCGGACAGGGCGCGAGTCGTGGGGTTCACGGGAGCGCCAGGCGCGGGAAAGAGCACGCTCGTGAATCAATTGATCGCACATTTGCGCAAATCGGGGCAAGTGGTCGGCGTCCTGGCTGTCGATCCGTCGTCGCCGTTCACGGGCGGTTCGCTGCTCGGCGACCGCGTGCGCATGGGCGATCACAGCGGAGATCCCGGCGTCTTCATCCGCAGTGTCAGCAACCGCGGCCATCGCGGCGGTATGGCGGCAGCAACGAGGGAGATGCTGATGGCTTTATCCGCGTTTGGCTGCGATGTGATTCTGCTGGAGACCGTCGGGGTCGGTCAGGCTGAGCTCGACGTGTTGCACGTGGCGGACACGGTGGCCTTGGTCTTGACGCCTGGGGCGGGCGACGCGGTACAGGCGTCCAAGTCCGGCATCATGGAGATAGGCGATGTATTTGTGTTGAACAAGGCGGACGAACCGGGGGCCAAATCGCTCTTGCGGGCCTTGCAGTCGTTGGTTCACGAGCGCGCGCTGTGGCGCAACGACTGGCCTGTGCCGATCGTGCAGAGTGTGGCGACGAGCGGCGAGGGCATCGCTGAGGTTTGGGAGGCGATTTGCACCCATCAGGCGCACATGGCCATGCGGCCGGACGCCGAACAGCGCGCACAGATCCGCAGGCGGACGCACATCTTGTCCCTAGTCGAGATGGAGTTAAAGGAAAGGCTCCTCGAGAGCGCCACGACGAATGCGCACTGGCGCGATTTGATCGAAGTACATAAGGAATTGAGCCCTAGAAGCGTCGCTGCGAGACTATTACAGGACATCGACCTCGTGCTTTCTCGCAAGACGCCCGGAAACTCAGGTTAA
- a CDS encoding acyl-CoA dehydrogenase, with translation MHFQLSREHGQLREMVRSFAEKEVKPGAADRDRDASFDIELFHKMGELGLTGIPWPEQYGGAELDYLGYVIAVEELSRVCASTGVVLSAHTSLAGWPIFKFGTEEQKQRYLRPMAEGKWLGAYGLTEPGAGSDAGGMRTTAKRDGDSYILNGNKVFITNAGPAHVYVVFALTDPDKRTRGVSAFIVEAGTPGFRIGKHEDKMGIRGSTTAELIFEDCRIPAQNRLGEEGFGFKIAMMTLDGGRNGIAAQALGIAQGAFEFARDYAQGRKQFGHPISDFQAIQFKLADMATKIEASRLLTYQAAWLESKGLPYGQASAMSKVFASDTAMQVTTEAVQILGGYGFIKEYPVERMMRDAKITQIYEGTNEIQRVVIARSILSE, from the coding sequence ATGCACTTTCAATTGAGTAGAGAACACGGACAGTTGCGCGAGATGGTGCGGTCGTTTGCCGAGAAGGAAGTCAAGCCGGGGGCGGCCGACAGGGATCGCGACGCCTCCTTCGACATCGAACTCTTTCACAAGATGGGGGAGCTTGGACTCACAGGCATCCCGTGGCCCGAGCAATACGGCGGCGCGGAGCTCGATTATCTCGGATACGTCATTGCGGTGGAGGAGTTGTCCCGCGTCTGCGCGTCGACGGGCGTCGTCTTGTCTGCGCACACGAGCCTCGCCGGCTGGCCGATTTTCAAGTTTGGCACGGAGGAGCAAAAGCAGCGCTATCTCCGGCCGATGGCAGAGGGCAAATGGCTGGGGGCGTACGGACTGACGGAACCTGGCGCGGGCTCCGACGCCGGTGGCATGCGCACGACGGCGAAGCGGGATGGGGACAGTTATATTCTGAACGGTAACAAGGTGTTCATCACGAACGCTGGACCTGCTCACGTGTACGTGGTGTTCGCCCTGACCGATCCGGACAAGCGCACGCGCGGGGTCAGCGCCTTCATCGTAGAGGCGGGCACGCCAGGATTTCGTATCGGCAAACACGAGGACAAGATGGGGATTCGCGGCTCGACGACGGCTGAGTTGATTTTTGAGGACTGCCGCATTCCCGCACAGAACCGACTAGGCGAGGAGGGCTTCGGGTTTAAAATCGCGATGATGACCTTGGACGGCGGGCGCAACGGGATCGCGGCGCAAGCTCTGGGCATCGCACAGGGCGCGTTCGAGTTTGCCCGGGATTACGCGCAGGGGCGCAAGCAGTTTGGCCACCCGATTTCCGATTTCCAAGCGATTCAGTTTAAACTGGCAGATATGGCGACGAAAATCGAAGCGTCGCGCCTTCTGACGTACCAGGCGGCCTGGCTGGAATCGAAGGGTTTGCCGTACGGCCAAGCGTCCGCGATGAGCAAGGTCTTTGCCTCCGACACCGCTATGCAGGTGACGACTGAAGCGGTTCAAATCCTCGGCGGTTACGGGTTTATCAAGGAGTACCCGGTCGAGCGCATGATGCGCGATGCGAAAATCACGCAGATCTACGAGGGGACCAACGAGATCCAACGCGTGGTCATCGCCCGCAGCATTCTCAGTGAGTGA
- a CDS encoding acyl-CoA dehydrogenase: MEFDWTPEQLSLRDTVRRFAREVILQRASEIDETDQFPKDIVKQMGELGLMGLPIPEEYGGVGADFISYVNAIEEISYASAALGVVLAVHTSVGSFPILYFGTEEQKQKYLPRLASGEWIGAFALTEPSAGSDAGGIRTRAVRDGEDYVLNGEKVFITNAAQANLFCVFAVTDPDLGKRGVTAFLVERDTPGLAIGPSEKKMGLHGSSTCPLSFSDVRIPANHVLGSVGEGFHIAMQLLDGGRIGIAAQAQGIARRALDLSASYVQKREQFGHALAELQAVQLMLADMATKVEAAHWLIYHAATMKNKGLPCGKQASMAKLFASDAAMAIAIDAVQLHGGYGYISEYHVEQLMRDAKVTQIYEGTNQIQRIVIARQVVKETK, translated from the coding sequence GTGGAATTTGACTGGACACCAGAACAGTTGTCCCTGCGTGACACCGTACGTCGGTTTGCGCGCGAGGTAATTTTACAAAGGGCCTCTGAAATCGATGAAACGGATCAATTTCCGAAGGACATCGTCAAGCAGATGGGCGAACTGGGGCTCATGGGCCTCCCCATCCCAGAGGAGTACGGAGGCGTGGGGGCCGATTTTATCTCCTACGTGAACGCCATTGAGGAGATCTCGTACGCCTCGGCTGCGTTGGGTGTGGTGTTGGCCGTTCATACGTCTGTCGGATCGTTTCCAATCTTGTACTTTGGCACTGAGGAACAAAAGCAGAAGTATCTACCTCGACTGGCCTCGGGCGAGTGGATTGGCGCATTTGCCTTGACAGAGCCGTCGGCTGGCTCCGACGCCGGAGGGATTCGCACCCGCGCCGTCCGCGACGGAGAAGACTACGTGTTAAATGGCGAGAAGGTCTTTATCACGAATGCCGCCCAAGCGAACCTGTTCTGCGTGTTCGCTGTGACAGACCCCGACCTCGGCAAACGCGGTGTGACCGCGTTTTTGGTCGAACGAGACACGCCGGGGCTCGCCATCGGGCCGTCCGAGAAGAAGATGGGGCTGCACGGATCGTCGACCTGCCCGCTCTCTTTTTCCGACGTGCGGATTCCCGCTAACCATGTGCTCGGCAGTGTCGGTGAAGGCTTTCACATCGCGATGCAGTTGCTCGATGGAGGGCGAATCGGCATCGCGGCACAGGCGCAGGGCATCGCGCGCAGGGCTTTAGATTTATCCGCCAGCTACGTGCAAAAGCGGGAACAATTCGGCCATGCCCTGGCAGAGTTGCAGGCGGTGCAACTGATGTTGGCCGACATGGCGACGAAGGTGGAGGCGGCACACTGGTTGATCTACCACGCAGCCACCATGAAAAACAAGGGGCTGCCGTGTGGCAAACAGGCATCGATGGCGAAGCTGTTCGCGTCTGACGCCGCGATGGCGATCGCCATCGATGCGGTGCAACTCCACGGCGGCTATGGCTACATCTCTGAGTATCACGTCGAGCAGCTGATGCGTGATGCCAAGGTGACGCAGATCTACGAGGGTACGAACCAGATTCAGCGGATCGTCATTGCGCGGCAAGTGGTGAAAGAGACGAAGTGA
- a CDS encoding enoyl-CoA hydratase-related protein, whose protein sequence is MAEESFVQLRVEDQTAILSLNRPKQLNALNRNVLSELGMQIAMLSGRKDIRTVILRGEGKAFAAGADIAEMQELSAQQAEQFARMGQRVFTALESLAQPTIALVHGFALGGGMELSMACDVRIAAEGTQFGQPEVQLGVVPGFGGSQRLPRIVGAGRAMHLLLSGERIDAQTALAYGLVTEVVPGAELLDAGLRYASVLHKLGPVALQYVKRAVYDGAELDLARGQALEANLFGLTFATKDQREGMRAFLEKRAAQFRGE, encoded by the coding sequence TTGGCAGAAGAAAGTTTTGTGCAACTGCGCGTAGAAGACCAGACCGCGATTTTGTCGTTGAACCGCCCCAAACAGTTGAACGCCCTGAACCGCAACGTGCTGTCCGAGCTTGGCATGCAGATCGCCATGCTCTCAGGGCGCAAGGACATTCGCACGGTCATCCTTCGGGGTGAGGGCAAAGCATTTGCGGCTGGCGCCGACATCGCTGAAATGCAAGAGTTGAGTGCACAGCAGGCGGAGCAATTCGCGCGGATGGGCCAGCGGGTCTTCACGGCACTCGAGAGTTTGGCCCAGCCGACCATCGCGTTGGTGCACGGGTTTGCACTGGGCGGGGGCATGGAGCTCTCGATGGCATGTGACGTGCGCATCGCCGCCGAGGGCACACAGTTTGGCCAACCGGAAGTCCAGCTCGGCGTCGTCCCTGGTTTCGGCGGCAGTCAGCGGCTGCCGCGCATCGTCGGCGCTGGGCGGGCGATGCACCTGCTGCTGTCGGGCGAGCGCATCGACGCACAGACCGCTCTCGCGTACGGACTCGTCACAGAAGTCGTCCCAGGCGCCGAGTTGCTCGACGCGGGACTGCGGTACGCAAGTGTTTTACACAAACTGGGCCCCGTGGCGCTTCAGTATGTTAAGCGGGCCGTCTACGACGGAGCGGAACTCGATCTCGCCCGCGGCCAAGCCCTTGAAGCCAACCTGTTTGGCCTCACCTTTGCCACCAAAGATCAGCGCGAAGGCATGCGGGCCTTTCTCGAGAAGCGCGCGGCCCAATTTCGCGGCGAGTGA
- a CDS encoding 3-hydroxybutyryl-CoA dehydrogenase yields the protein MARRIQQLLVVGAGQMGNGIAQVAAAAGLDVILNDISLAYAQKGLRNIEHNLSRLVAKGKLADVEKQAILSRIALSEDFEDGAQVDMAIEAATENLDIKLDIFRRLDEVVRPEAILATNTSSLPITEIAAVTGRPELVIGMHFMNPVPVMQLIEVIRGLATSDEVYDTVMELSRSLGKHPVEVQDFPGFVSNRVLMPMINEAIYCVYEGVSKPEDVDAVMKMGMNHPMGPLQLADFIGLDTCLSIMEVLYEGFADSKYRPCPLLRKYVKAGWLGKKVGRGFYVYES from the coding sequence ATGGCAAGGCGAATTCAGCAACTATTGGTCGTTGGCGCCGGCCAGATGGGCAACGGGATCGCCCAAGTGGCGGCGGCCGCCGGGTTAGACGTGATCTTGAACGATATCTCGCTTGCATATGCGCAAAAAGGCTTGCGTAACATTGAACACAACCTGTCCCGCCTCGTGGCGAAAGGCAAGCTGGCGGACGTGGAAAAACAGGCGATCCTTTCGCGGATAGCCCTCTCCGAGGACTTCGAGGACGGCGCTCAAGTGGACATGGCGATTGAGGCGGCCACTGAAAACCTGGATATCAAACTCGACATCTTCCGCCGGTTGGACGAGGTGGTGAGGCCAGAGGCCATTCTCGCCACGAACACGTCCTCGTTGCCGATTACGGAGATCGCGGCGGTGACTGGGCGCCCGGAGCTCGTCATCGGGATGCACTTTATGAACCCCGTACCTGTGATGCAATTGATTGAAGTGATCCGGGGCTTGGCCACGAGCGACGAAGTCTACGACACCGTCATGGAGCTCTCGAGGTCCTTAGGCAAGCACCCCGTCGAGGTGCAGGACTTCCCAGGCTTCGTGTCCAATCGCGTCTTGATGCCGATGATCAACGAAGCCATCTATTGTGTCTATGAAGGGGTGTCGAAACCTGAGGATGTCGACGCCGTGATGAAGATGGGCATGAATCACCCGATGGGCCCGCTGCAACTGGCCGACTTCATCGGGCTCGACACCTGCCTTTCGATTATGGAAGTGCTCTACGAAGGCTTTGCTGACTCGAAGTACCGCCCGTGCCCACTCTTGCGCAAATACGTAAAGGCCGGGTGGCTTGGCAAGAAGGTCGGTCGCGGATTCTACGTCTACGAATCGTAA
- a CDS encoding acetyl-CoA C-acetyltransferase: MTASVIVSAVRTPFGKFLGSLSGKTAVELGGLAIQAALEGAGVGTEAVDGVYMGTVLQAGQGQIPSRQAARLAGLPWETPSLTINKVCASGMRAITLSDALIRAGDMRVAVAGGMESMSNAPYALTGAREGYRMGHGQVLDLMLVDGLTCAFHNKHMAIHGSEAALKYGVTRADQDAFALRSHERAIAAIDSGAFASEMVPVPVRIGKEDKVVAEDEAPRRDTSLEKLARLKPVFQADGTVTAGNAPGVNDGASAVVVMDEDYAVQHGYKPLARILGYAEVGTEAAMLAVTPALAVQKLLAKTGRRLDEVDQIEINEAFAAVPLITAKILDCDLEKINLGGGAVALGHPIGASGARIVTTLIHQLRRRGGGLGIAAICSGAAQGDAILLEVLGEA, from the coding sequence ATGACAGCGAGTGTGATCGTCAGTGCTGTACGGACGCCGTTTGGCAAGTTTCTAGGTAGTCTATCGGGAAAAACAGCAGTCGAACTGGGGGGACTTGCGATTCAAGCGGCCTTGGAGGGGGCCGGCGTTGGAACGGAGGCGGTCGACGGCGTGTACATGGGTACAGTCCTGCAAGCCGGTCAGGGGCAAATTCCGTCCCGCCAAGCTGCGCGCCTCGCGGGTCTGCCCTGGGAGACGCCATCTCTCACCATCAACAAGGTCTGTGCGTCTGGGATGCGCGCCATCACATTGTCTGACGCACTGATCCGCGCAGGGGATATGAGGGTTGCCGTCGCCGGGGGCATGGAGAGCATGTCGAACGCCCCATACGCGCTGACAGGTGCGCGCGAAGGGTACCGGATGGGTCACGGACAAGTGCTCGATCTGATGCTCGTCGACGGACTGACCTGTGCGTTTCACAACAAGCACATGGCGATTCACGGGAGTGAGGCGGCGCTCAAGTACGGGGTGACGCGCGCAGATCAGGACGCGTTTGCACTGCGCAGTCACGAGCGGGCGATTGCCGCCATCGACAGCGGTGCCTTTGCCAGCGAAATGGTGCCAGTCCCGGTGCGGATCGGGAAAGAGGACAAGGTCGTGGCAGAGGACGAAGCCCCCCGTCGGGACACATCGCTGGAAAAGTTGGCGCGGTTAAAACCAGTTTTTCAAGCTGATGGCACCGTGACGGCGGGGAACGCGCCCGGTGTGAACGACGGCGCGTCCGCAGTCGTGGTCATGGACGAGGACTATGCCGTTCAGCATGGCTACAAGCCGCTGGCGCGCATCCTCGGCTACGCGGAAGTGGGAACGGAAGCGGCTATGCTCGCAGTGACGCCCGCCCTCGCCGTCCAAAAGTTGCTCGCGAAGACGGGGCGGCGCCTGGATGAAGTGGATCAAATCGAGATCAACGAGGCGTTCGCGGCAGTTCCGCTGATCACCGCCAAGATCCTCGACTGCGACCTGGAAAAGATCAATTTGGGCGGTGGGGCTGTCGCCCTCGGTCACCCAATTGGGGCGAGCGGCGCTCGCATTGTCACGACGCTGATTCATCAACTGCGCCGGCGCGGCGGCGGCTTGGGCATTGCCGCAATTTGCAGTGGCGCGGCACAGGGTGATGCGATTTTGCTCGAGGTGCTAGGCGAAGCTTGA